One window of Papaver somniferum cultivar HN1 chromosome 9, ASM357369v1, whole genome shotgun sequence genomic DNA carries:
- the LOC113314146 gene encoding uncharacterized protein LOC113314146, giving the protein MGRGRGKGKKLTVVSSQEDLGSGGEEVLPAYKRRGRPQKPLKDEIDDEGIEEILDKDEENIKSTTLIKEVKTPAAAVENGRKRKKNSQVKENMDSIKEEIGVGTRSSAEIIKSNGFRQNGSRRKSTPRRAAEAGVECK; this is encoded by the coding sequence ATGGGTAGAGGTAGAGGAAAGGGTAAGAAGTTGACTGTTGTTAGTAGTCAAGAGGATCTAGGGAGTGGTGGAGAAGAAGTACTTCCTGCATATAAGAGAAGGGGAAGACCACAGAAACCATTGAAAGATGAGATTGATGATGAGGGGATTGAGGAAATATTAGACAAAGATGAGGAAAACATAAAATCTACTACTCTGATTAAAGAGGTGAAAACTCCTGCTGCTGCAGTTGAAAATGgaaggaagaggaagaaaaatTCGCAGGTGAAAGAGAATATGGATTCAATCAAAGAGGAGATTGGTGTTGGAACAAGATCGAGTGCGGAGATTATCAAGTCGAACGGATTCCGTCAAAACGGTAGTAGGAGAAAGAGTACGCCTCGCCGAGCAGCTGAAGCTGGAGTTGAGTGCAAGTGA